In Lapillicoccus jejuensis, the DNA window GCTGGCGCTGCTCGTCGACGAGCTCGTCGCGGGCTCCGGCGGCGCGAGCGCCGTCCTGCTCAGCCGGTACGGCGCCTGGTGGGGCCTGCGCGAGCTCGCCCTGCTCACGGCCGCGGCCGTCCTGCTGCCGGGCCGGTCGGCCCACCCGCGGCCGGCCGGGACGTGGCGGGCGCCGGCCGGCAGCGTGGCCGGGCTGGTCGCCGCGCTCGCGACCGCCGTCCTCGGGCACTCGGGGTCGGGCGCGACCGGGTCGCCCGCACGGGTGGCCCTCGCGACCCTGCACGTCCTGTCGGCCGCCGCCTGGCTCGGCACGCTCGCGCTGCTCGTCGTCCTCCTTGCGGTGCGCCGGCCGGGACGGCGGGCCGCCCGGCACCTCCTGCGGGGGCTCGCCCCCGTGGCGGTGGCGGGCGCGACCGGGATGGCCGTCACCGGGATCGCCCTGGCGAGCGGTGTCGTCGGCTCACTCGACGCGCTCCTGCTCACCGACTACGGCCGGCTGCTCCTGGCCAAGGTGGCCGTGGTCGGTCTGCTCCTGGCGGCCGGGCTGGTCAACCACCGCCGGCTCCGGGCTCGGGGGACGGACCCCGGCCGGCTCGTGCGGGCCGAGGTGGTGGGCGGGCTGGTCGTGCTCGTGCTCACCGGCCTGCTGACCAGCGGCCAGCCGGCCACCGAGCGCCAGCTCCAGCTCGACCCGGCGGCGACCGCGTCGATGCTCGTCACCCGGCAGGTCGGCGACCTGCAGGAGGAGCTGACCCTGCGGCCGAACCTGCCCGGCCGCAACCTCGCCGTGGTGCGGGTGGCCGACACCCGCCGGCCCTCCCCGGGACCCGTCACCACCGTCTCGGTCGGGGTCACCGACGCCGCCGGGCGGGTCGTCCTCGTCCGCGCCACGCCCCTCGGCGACGGCCGGTGGAGCGCGCCGGTCGACGTCGCCCAGTGGGGC includes these proteins:
- a CDS encoding copper resistance CopC/CopD family protein encodes the protein MHRRARALAVLLLAVLVALVAPAPTASAHAYLDASNPADGSVLEAAPTRLALTFDEGVVPSATTITLVASDGSRRTLGPVTADATSDDAPASLSVPLPALSRGAYQVAWSTVSADDLHPTGGTFGFGVGVSVAAVGWTETAPSPLEGVLRALLLVGLLLAVGAPFASDLVRRRLPSDPEAAHPVARTAGSAAALAALAGLALLVDELVAGSGGASAVLLSRYGAWWGLRELALLTAAAVLLPGRSAHPRPAGTWRAPAGSVAGLVAALATAVLGHSGSGATGSPARVALATLHVLSAAAWLGTLALLVVLLAVRRPGRRAARHLLRGLAPVAVAGATGMAVTGIALASGVVGSLDALLLTDYGRLLLAKVAVVGLLLAAGLVNHRRLRARGTDPGRLVRAEVVGGLVVLVLTGLLTSGQPATERQLQLDPAATASMLVTRQVGDLQEELTLRPNLPGRNLAVVRVADTRRPSPGPVTTVSVGVTDAAGRVVLVRATPLGDGRWSAPVDVAQWGQADVRVVVARRGVAAPTTADLGWTVAAPPGTPAPAVSRTPLGGPLTWAAWGMALLALAGAAVLGRRVVRRQEAERRLAARAATVGLPTP